From Methylopila sp. M107, a single genomic window includes:
- a CDS encoding HigA family addiction module antitoxin has product MSRPPIHPGEILAEELAEIGVTPTELSRQLNVPANRISLIIQGKRAITGDTALRLGHWFGNSPQFWLNLQTAYDLRLAEAEVGREIEALPVRSAHAAQPKRPALV; this is encoded by the coding sequence ATGAGCAGACCCCCCATCCATCCGGGCGAGATCCTCGCCGAAGAACTGGCGGAGATCGGCGTGACGCCGACCGAACTGTCGCGGCAGCTCAATGTCCCTGCAAATCGCATCAGCCTCATCATTCAGGGCAAGCGCGCGATCACGGGCGACACCGCCCTGCGCCTCGGCCACTGGTTCGGCAACAGCCCGCAGTTCTGGCTGAACCTTCAGACCGCGTACGATCTGCGCCTCGCCGAAGCCGAAGTCGGGCGAGAGATCGAGGCGTTGCCCGTACGGTCCGCGCACGCGGCGCAGCCCAAGCGACCGGCATTGGTCTGA
- a CDS encoding MipA/OmpV family protein — protein MSSRIALLAAVSVLATAGAARAADIALEQPVAVEAVKEGWIVTLKATGTYAPKFEGTKKYGFSGFPGISIRRPGQPWKFGAPDDGFGFAVIDTPWLQIGPVARIRSERDSSDARKFRHMDDIEWGVEPGAFVEVYPLEVLRIRGELRHGVWGSDGFVGNISADYIQRIDKFTVSFGPRTEIGDSDFTNTYFGVSRREASFYGGRIRAYKADGGVKSVGVAGAVTYDWTDNWATTAFGAYNHLTGDAGKSPVAKQLGTKNSYTVGLGLAYSFGVNW, from the coding sequence ATGTCCAGCCGTATCGCCCTTCTCGCCGCAGTATCCGTTCTCGCGACGGCCGGCGCGGCGCGCGCAGCCGACATCGCGCTGGAGCAGCCGGTCGCGGTCGAGGCCGTCAAGGAAGGCTGGATCGTCACGCTGAAGGCGACCGGCACCTACGCGCCGAAATTCGAAGGCACGAAGAAGTACGGCTTCTCCGGCTTCCCCGGAATCAGCATCCGCCGGCCGGGCCAGCCCTGGAAGTTCGGCGCGCCGGATGACGGTTTCGGCTTCGCGGTGATCGACACGCCGTGGCTGCAGATCGGCCCGGTGGCGCGCATCCGCTCCGAGCGCGATTCGAGCGACGCCCGCAAGTTCCGCCACATGGACGACATCGAGTGGGGCGTGGAGCCCGGCGCGTTCGTCGAGGTCTATCCGCTCGAAGTGCTGCGCATCCGCGGCGAGCTGCGCCATGGCGTGTGGGGCTCGGACGGCTTCGTCGGCAACATCTCGGCCGACTACATCCAGCGCATCGACAAGTTCACGGTGTCGTTCGGTCCGCGGACCGAGATCGGCGACAGCGACTTCACCAACACCTATTTCGGCGTCAGCCGCCGCGAGGCCTCGTTCTACGGCGGCCGGATCCGCGCCTACAAGGCCGACGGCGGCGTGAAGTCGGTCGGCGTCGCGGGCGCGGTCACCTATGACTGGACCGACAACTGGGCCACGACCGCGTTCGGCGCCTACAACCATCTGACCGGCGACGCCGGCAAGAGCCCGGTCGCAAAGCAGCTCGGCACCAAGAACTCCTACACGGTCGGCCTCGGCCTCGCTTATTCGTTCGGCGTGAACTGGTAA
- a CDS encoding glycoside hydrolase family 25 protein, translated as MFNAVIDISHRNHVEDFARVRRAGIAAVIHKATEGATFRDRLYRERRAAAKAAGLKFGSYHFSSGVAVEDQVKNYLDHADPQDDELICLDWEESFAGRDMTLSEAEAFVALVRDRTGRLPAIYGGRHLREACAGVARSILSDCPLWYARVAPEPKGIPDLWPRWTLWQYTDGASGPEPHAVDGIGPCDRDLFNGTEAEFCARWPF; from the coding sequence ATGTTCAACGCCGTGATCGACATCTCCCACCGCAACCATGTCGAGGATTTCGCGCGCGTCCGCCGCGCCGGGATCGCAGCCGTCATCCACAAGGCGACCGAGGGCGCGACCTTCCGGGACCGCCTCTACCGCGAACGCCGCGCCGCCGCGAAGGCGGCGGGCCTGAAATTCGGCTCCTATCACTTCTCGTCCGGCGTCGCGGTCGAGGACCAGGTGAAAAACTACCTCGACCACGCCGACCCGCAGGACGACGAGCTGATCTGCCTCGACTGGGAGGAAAGCTTTGCGGGCCGCGACATGACGCTTTCCGAGGCGGAGGCCTTCGTCGCGCTGGTGCGGGACAGGACCGGCCGCCTGCCGGCGATCTATGGCGGCCGGCATCTGCGCGAGGCCTGCGCCGGCGTCGCGCGCTCGATCCTGTCGGACTGCCCGCTCTGGTACGCCCGCGTCGCGCCCGAGCCGAAGGGGATTCCAGACCTCTGGCCGCGCTGGACGCTGTGGCAATACACCGATGGCGCCAGCGGCCCGGAGCCGCACGCGGTCGACGGAATCGGCCCGTGCGACAGGGACCTGTTCAACGGCACGGAAGCGGAGTTTTGCGCGCGCTGGCCGTTTTGA
- a CDS encoding type II toxin-antitoxin system HicA family toxin → MDSRGVIAALKADGWEEVARRGSHVQFKHPTKPGRVTVPHPKRDFPAGTLKSIEKQSGLSLR, encoded by the coding sequence ATGGACAGCCGGGGCGTGATTGCGGCCTTGAAGGCGGATGGATGGGAGGAGGTCGCCCGCCGGGGGAGCCATGTTCAGTTCAAACATCCGACCAAGCCCGGCCGGGTGACCGTGCCGCATCCGAAGAGAGATTTCCCGGCCGGCACGCTGAAGTCGATCGAGAAACAGTCGGGTTTGTCCCTGAGGTAA
- a CDS encoding abscisic acid-deficient protein Aba4 family protein, with translation MLSPDSLFSLCSSAALVAWAALAASVFLPAIRRYVWPATGLALPALFAVAYVGALVAGLSKGGGGGFGSIAEVRQLFADDHALTAGWIHYLAFDLIVGTLIARDAARSGVSAVFVVPALALTFLFGPAGFLAYFVVRLAKGGFWKESFS, from the coding sequence ATGCTTTCGCCCGACAGCCTGTTTTCCCTGTGCAGTTCCGCAGCGCTCGTCGCATGGGCCGCGCTCGCCGCTTCCGTCTTCCTTCCCGCCATTCGCCGTTATGTCTGGCCGGCGACCGGGCTCGCGCTGCCGGCGCTGTTTGCGGTCGCCTATGTGGGCGCGCTGGTCGCGGGGCTCTCGAAGGGCGGAGGCGGCGGCTTCGGCTCGATCGCGGAGGTGCGGCAGCTGTTCGCCGACGACCATGCGCTCACCGCCGGCTGGATCCATTACCTCGCCTTCGACCTGATCGTCGGCACGCTGATCGCCCGCGACGCGGCGCGCTCGGGCGTCTCGGCCGTGTTCGTCGTCCCCGCGCTTGCGCTGACATTCCTGTTCGGGCCGGCCGGGTTTTTGGCCTATTTCGTCGTGCGGCTGGCGAAAGGCGGGTTCTGGAAGGAGAGCTTTTCGTGA
- the bfr gene encoding bacterioferritin, producing MKGDAKVIDYLNRGLRSEMTAINQYWVHYRLLDDWGYRDLAKVWRKESIEEMNHADKFVTRIIFLDGFPNMQVLDPLRIGQSVKEILECDLAAETEARALYREAALYCQEIGDLPSKNLFEELMGDEEGHIDFLETQLNLVAQLGEQLYAQKHVGEPE from the coding sequence ATGAAGGGCGACGCAAAGGTCATCGACTATCTCAACCGCGGCCTCCGTTCGGAGATGACCGCGATCAACCAGTACTGGGTGCATTACCGCCTGCTCGACGACTGGGGCTATCGCGACCTCGCCAAGGTGTGGCGCAAGGAGTCGATCGAGGAGATGAACCACGCGGACAAGTTTGTCACGCGCATCATCTTCCTCGACGGGTTCCCGAACATGCAGGTGCTCGACCCGCTGCGGATCGGCCAGAGCGTCAAGGAAATCCTCGAATGCGACCTCGCGGCCGAGACCGAGGCCCGCGCGCTCTACCGCGAGGCCGCGCTCTACTGCCAGGAGATCGGCGACCTGCCGTCCAAGAACCTGTTCGAGGAGCTGATGGGCGACGAGGAAGGCCATATCGACTTCCTCGAGACCCAGCTGAACCTCGTCGCCCAGCTCGGCGAGCAGCTCTACGCCCAGAAGCACGTCGGCGAGCCGGAGTGA
- a CDS encoding WD40 repeat domain-containing protein has translation MTSPSPFADTLTRLDAGAYVISASFVGKAAAFALGDGAVLFVSEDGELKIPAHGDAVLCAAVGGNVLVTGGDDGKVVRFTGEDAPEPVGEASGWIDAVAIGPDGAVAWSCGKKVFCRDGKGVTTTLETPSSARGLAFAPKGFQLAIARYNGVSLWFPRVQGAPKELSWKGSHIDVAFSPDGRFVVSAMQENALHGWRVSDGAHMRMSGYPGKVRSTDWTADGKWLATAGADAAILWPFAAKDGPMGKAPKELGVRPARVSRVAAHPKAGVVALGYEDGCIFIVRIADNAEIPVRNPDGTAITALGWDAIGARLAFGGEDGAAGIVSLPEG, from the coding sequence ATGACCTCCCCCTCCCCGTTCGCCGACACGCTGACCAGGCTCGACGCCGGCGCCTATGTGATTTCGGCGTCGTTCGTCGGCAAGGCGGCGGCGTTCGCGCTCGGCGACGGCGCGGTGCTGTTCGTCTCGGAGGACGGCGAGCTCAAGATTCCGGCGCATGGCGACGCGGTGCTCTGCGCCGCCGTGGGCGGGAACGTGCTGGTCACAGGCGGTGACGACGGCAAGGTGGTGCGCTTCACGGGCGAGGACGCGCCCGAGCCGGTCGGCGAGGCCTCCGGCTGGATCGACGCGGTCGCGATCGGGCCCGACGGCGCGGTCGCATGGTCTTGCGGAAAGAAGGTTTTCTGCCGCGACGGCAAGGGCGTGACGACGACGCTGGAGACTCCTTCCTCGGCCCGCGGCCTCGCCTTCGCGCCGAAGGGGTTCCAGCTCGCGATCGCCCGCTACAACGGCGTCTCGCTCTGGTTCCCGCGGGTCCAGGGCGCGCCGAAGGAACTCAGCTGGAAGGGCTCGCACATCGACGTCGCCTTCTCGCCGGACGGCCGCTTCGTCGTCAGCGCCATGCAGGAGAACGCCCTGCACGGCTGGCGGGTCTCGGACGGCGCGCATATGCGCATGTCCGGCTATCCGGGAAAGGTTCGCTCCACCGACTGGACCGCCGACGGCAAATGGCTCGCCACCGCCGGCGCGGACGCCGCCATTCTCTGGCCGTTCGCGGCCAAGGACGGGCCGATGGGCAAGGCGCCGAAGGAGCTCGGCGTCCGCCCGGCGCGGGTGTCCCGGGTCGCGGCGCACCCCAAGGCCGGCGTGGTCGCGCTCGGCTATGAGGACGGCTGCATCTTCATAGTGCGGATCGCCGACAACGCCGAGATCCCGGTGCGGAACCCGGATGGAACGGCGATCACGGCGCTCGGCTGGGACGCGATCGGCGCGCGGCTCGCCTTCGGCGGCGAGGACGGCGCGGCGGGGATCGTCTCGCTGCCCGAGGGGTGA
- a CDS encoding type II toxin-antitoxin system HicB family antitoxin has translation MRSYIALIHKDADSDFGVSFPDLPGVVTAGSSIDEARALAQEALALHLEGMAEDGEAPPEPSTLDVIMAVRENRDAVAALIPAPSLQARAIRISVTFPEDVLGEVDRYAEMHGYTRSGFLQSAAKKAIKAI, from the coding sequence ATGCGCAGCTACATCGCTTTGATCCATAAGGACGCCGATAGCGATTTTGGCGTCTCGTTTCCGGACCTTCCGGGCGTGGTCACCGCTGGGTCCTCGATCGACGAGGCGCGCGCTTTGGCCCAGGAAGCTCTCGCCCTTCACCTGGAGGGAATGGCGGAAGACGGAGAGGCTCCTCCTGAGCCGTCCACCCTCGACGTCATCATGGCTGTTCGAGAAAATAGAGACGCCGTCGCCGCTCTAATTCCGGCTCCGTCATTGCAAGCTCGCGCCATCCGCATCAGCGTCACGTTCCCCGAGGACGTTCTGGGTGAGGTCGATCGCTACGCCGAAATGCACGGCTACACGCGATCCGGTTTCCTACAGTCGGCGGCTAAAAAGGCGATAAAGGCAATCTGA
- the glpK gene encoding glycerol kinase GlpK, which yields METHILAIDQGTTSTRAILFDGALNPIASAQREFRQIFPKPGWVEHDPEDIFATTIATAAEALARAGVRASEVAGLGITNQRETTIVWERTTGKAIHNAIVWQDRRTADACARMKRDGAEADVTAKTGLVLDPYFSATKLAWILDHVDGARARAEAGELLFGTVDAYLIWRLTGGKSHATDATNACRTLLYDIYKGSFDDDLCEAFGVPERMLPEIRDSSGDFGETTPELFGGAIRILGVAGDQQAATVGQACFSPGMAKVTYGTGAFALLHTGNKPVASKHKLLTTVALQLEGRRTYALEGAIFVAGAAVQWLRDGLKLVREASETEALARAADPDQDVYLVPAFVGLGAPHWDPDARGALIGLTRGTGQAEIARATLESVGHQTADLVAAMRADWPDGEAGAVLRVDGGMTASDWTLQFLADILDAPVDRPQILETTALGAAYLAGLAAGVCPEPEEFAKSWRLDRRFEPAMDEATRRRKLAGWADAVGRVKTRFSLRESQC from the coding sequence ATGGAGACCCACATCCTTGCGATCGACCAGGGCACGACCTCGACGCGCGCGATCCTGTTCGACGGCGCGCTGAACCCGATCGCCTCCGCCCAACGCGAGTTCCGGCAGATCTTTCCAAAACCCGGCTGGGTCGAGCACGACCCCGAGGACATCTTCGCCACCACCATAGCCACCGCGGCGGAGGCGCTGGCGCGCGCCGGCGTCCGGGCGTCGGAGGTCGCGGGGCTCGGCATCACGAACCAGCGCGAGACGACCATCGTCTGGGAACGGACTACCGGCAAGGCGATCCACAACGCCATCGTCTGGCAGGACCGCCGCACCGCGGACGCCTGCGCGCGCATGAAGCGCGACGGCGCGGAAGCCGACGTCACGGCGAAGACTGGCCTTGTGCTGGACCCCTATTTCTCCGCCACCAAGCTCGCCTGGATTCTCGACCATGTGGACGGCGCGCGGGCCCGCGCGGAGGCCGGCGAGCTGCTGTTCGGCACCGTCGACGCCTATCTGATCTGGCGGCTCACCGGCGGAAAGAGCCACGCGACCGACGCCACCAACGCCTGCCGCACGCTGCTCTATGACATCTACAAGGGCTCGTTCGACGACGATCTCTGCGAGGCGTTCGGCGTGCCGGAGAGGATGCTGCCGGAGATCCGCGACTCCTCCGGCGATTTCGGCGAGACGACGCCGGAGCTGTTCGGCGGGGCGATCCGCATTCTCGGCGTCGCGGGCGACCAGCAGGCCGCGACCGTGGGCCAGGCTTGCTTCTCCCCCGGCATGGCGAAGGTGACCTACGGCACCGGCGCCTTTGCGCTGCTCCACACCGGGAACAAGCCGGTCGCCTCGAAACACAAGCTCCTCACGACCGTCGCGCTTCAGCTCGAAGGGCGGCGCACCTACGCGCTCGAAGGCGCGATCTTCGTCGCGGGCGCGGCCGTGCAATGGCTGCGCGATGGGCTGAAGCTGGTGCGCGAGGCGTCGGAGACGGAAGCGCTCGCGAGGGCCGCCGATCCCGATCAGGACGTCTATCTGGTGCCGGCCTTTGTCGGCCTCGGCGCGCCGCATTGGGACCCGGACGCCCGCGGCGCGCTGATCGGGCTGACGCGGGGGACCGGCCAGGCCGAGATCGCCCGCGCCACGCTTGAAAGCGTCGGCCACCAGACCGCCGACCTCGTCGCCGCGATGCGGGCCGACTGGCCGGACGGCGAGGCCGGCGCCGTGCTGCGCGTCGACGGCGGCATGACGGCGAGCGACTGGACGCTGCAGTTCCTGGCCGACATCCTCGACGCGCCCGTCGACCGGCCACAGATCCTCGAGACGACGGCGCTCGGCGCAGCCTATCTGGCGGGGCTCGCCGCCGGCGTCTGTCCGGAGCCGGAAGAGTTCGCGAAAAGCTGGCGGCTCGATCGCCGCTTCGAGCCCGCGATGGACGAGGCGACGCGCCGCCGCAAGCTCGCCGGCTGGGCCGACGCCGTGGGGCGGGTGAAGACGCGATTCTCGCTGAGGGAATCTCAATGCTGA
- a CDS encoding TetR/AcrR family transcriptional regulator: MSDDLNSVKTEATKPSAYHHGDLRAALVRAAEAVIRERGVDGFSLREAARRANVSPAAPTHHFGDARGLLTAVAAEGFRGLWEALAAADAASAAARATRTERIRAQGIAYVAYALAEPARFDVMWRKSRIDSADPAYAEAATRAFELLCAAVEDRSANLENPCPQGGDRAIAAWSMVHGFARLALDGALDMAEAPAKSAVETLLPAVLERLAV, translated from the coding sequence ATGAGCGATGATCTTAACAGTGTCAAGACAGAGGCGACGAAGCCGTCCGCCTATCACCACGGCGATCTGCGCGCGGCGCTGGTGCGCGCGGCCGAGGCGGTCATCCGCGAGCGCGGCGTCGACGGCTTTTCGCTCCGCGAGGCGGCGCGCCGCGCCAACGTCTCCCCGGCAGCGCCGACGCACCATTTCGGCGACGCGCGGGGCCTGCTGACCGCAGTCGCCGCGGAAGGCTTTCGCGGCCTGTGGGAAGCGCTTGCGGCCGCCGACGCGGCCTCGGCCGCGGCGCGCGCGACCCGCACCGAGCGCATCCGCGCGCAAGGGATCGCCTATGTGGCCTATGCGCTGGCCGAGCCCGCGCGGTTCGACGTGATGTGGCGAAAGTCCCGCATCGACAGCGCCGACCCCGCCTATGCCGAGGCCGCCACGCGCGCCTTCGAGCTGCTGTGCGCAGCCGTGGAGGATCGGTCGGCGAACCTCGAAAACCCCTGCCCGCAGGGCGGCGACCGGGCGATCGCCGCCTGGTCGATGGTGCACGGTTTTGCAAGGCTCGCGCTCGACGGCGCGCTCGACATGGCGGAGGCGCCGGCGAAGTCGGCCGTCGAGACGCTGCTGCCGGCGGTGCTGGAGCGCCTCGCGGTGTAA
- a CDS encoding serine protease produces the protein MLTVGEVIALSKPKEIALLRQFLTRFANDDKEICDILAESHKKQSNNLSLEMIKSGHLSEFNIIYSIVRGLAQSVGVDTNILSRLLSNCKETEIITASNFGIVSFLTINKSVILNYYDQGILDNAISLHLLSTISYAQDAVYRILVDSPNGEGTGTGFICRDPRAQRNVSYLVTAKHNVDPAAVIIKEISAVSWTLENASDLTWCHHPDIDISISPILDFPISATRLPLFPICPVLTEVITLGFPTIPNCKHSHLLAHKGEVNGNVTSYLQSGNFLLISNAVSPGSSGSPVLNKLGSVVAIVTNSFERKDDISRISVQAALDSQHIIDLISERFP, from the coding sequence ATGCTGACGGTAGGAGAAGTTATCGCACTCTCGAAACCGAAAGAGATAGCGTTACTCCGTCAATTTTTGACGCGATTTGCGAATGACGACAAAGAAATTTGCGATATTCTTGCTGAATCTCACAAAAAACAGTCCAATAATCTCAGCCTCGAGATGATAAAATCCGGACATTTATCTGAGTTCAATATCATATATTCAATTGTGCGTGGACTTGCGCAATCAGTTGGCGTGGACACGAACATATTGTCACGACTTCTAAGTAATTGCAAAGAAACAGAAATTATAACCGCGTCAAATTTTGGAATAGTGAGTTTCCTGACAATTAATAAAAGTGTTATTTTAAACTATTACGATCAAGGTATTCTTGATAATGCGATCAGCCTACACTTGCTAAGTACGATTTCGTATGCACAGGATGCTGTATACCGAATTTTAGTCGACAGTCCCAATGGAGAGGGGACTGGGACCGGGTTCATTTGTCGCGATCCACGTGCACAGCGAAATGTCAGTTACCTTGTTACTGCCAAACATAATGTTGATCCGGCGGCTGTAATCATTAAAGAGATATCGGCAGTCTCTTGGACGCTCGAAAACGCGAGCGATCTGACATGGTGTCATCACCCAGATATCGACATTTCCATCTCTCCTATCCTTGATTTTCCGATTTCTGCCACACGCCTTCCGCTCTTCCCCATTTGCCCAGTATTGACAGAAGTCATTACACTTGGATTTCCTACAATCCCAAATTGCAAACACTCTCATTTGCTTGCACACAAAGGCGAGGTTAACGGGAATGTAACTTCCTATTTGCAATCGGGAAATTTTCTTTTGATTTCAAACGCAGTCTCCCCAGGAAGTAGCGGCAGTCCTGTTTTAAACAAACTCGGATCAGTAGTCGCAATTGTTACGAACTCCTTTGAACGAAAAGATGATATTTCAAGAATATCCGTCCAAGCCGCCCTGGATTCACAGCATATAATTGATTTGATATCAGAACGATTTCCGTGA
- a CDS encoding GTP-binding protein: MSIAEASNKTPVTVLTGYLGAGKTTLLNRILSENHGKKYAVIVNEFGEIGIDNELVVGADEEVFEMNNGCVCCTVRGDLIRILEGLMKRKGKFDAIIVETTGLADPAPVAQTFFIDEEVGRKARLDAVVTVADAKWLTTRLKDAPEAKNQIAFADVILLNKTDLVSKDDLEEVEARIRGINPYARVIRTQKCDVALDAVLDKGAFDLDRILALEPAFLEADEHDHDHHHAHGHGHHGHHDHDHGPDCGCGHDHGAEHHEHGHHGHDHGPDGHKAGHGDHGHSHGGLKHYHDETMQSVALEIPGDVDANKFMPWVNDLAQTEGQHFLRWKGILAFKGEPRRFVFQGVHMILDGDLQREWKADETRRSKLVFIGKELDEAKLRQGFEACAA, encoded by the coding sequence ATGTCCATCGCCGAAGCGTCCAACAAGACGCCCGTCACCGTGCTCACCGGCTATCTCGGCGCCGGCAAGACCACGCTGCTCAACCGCATCCTCTCCGAAAACCACGGCAAGAAATACGCCGTCATCGTCAACGAGTTCGGCGAGATCGGCATCGACAACGAGCTCGTCGTCGGCGCCGACGAGGAGGTGTTCGAGATGAACAATGGCTGCGTCTGCTGCACCGTGCGCGGGGACCTCATCCGCATCCTCGAAGGGCTGATGAAGCGCAAGGGCAAGTTCGACGCGATCATCGTCGAAACCACCGGCCTCGCCGACCCCGCGCCGGTCGCGCAGACCTTCTTTATCGACGAGGAGGTGGGGCGGAAGGCCCGGCTCGACGCCGTGGTGACGGTCGCGGACGCCAAATGGCTGACGACCCGTCTGAAGGACGCGCCGGAGGCGAAGAACCAGATCGCCTTCGCGGACGTCATCCTGCTCAACAAGACCGACCTCGTCTCGAAGGACGACCTGGAGGAGGTCGAGGCGCGGATCCGCGGCATCAATCCTTACGCGCGGGTGATCCGCACCCAGAAATGCGACGTCGCGCTCGACGCGGTGCTCGACAAGGGCGCGTTCGACCTCGACCGCATCCTGGCGCTCGAGCCCGCCTTCCTCGAGGCCGACGAGCACGACCACGATCATCACCACGCCCACGGGCATGGCCACCATGGCCATCACGATCATGACCACGGGCCGGACTGCGGATGCGGCCATGACCATGGGGCTGAGCATCATGAGCATGGCCACCATGGCCACGACCATGGGCCGGATGGCCACAAGGCCGGCCATGGAGACCACGGCCATTCGCATGGCGGGCTGAAGCACTATCACGACGAGACCATGCAGTCGGTCGCGCTGGAGATCCCGGGCGACGTCGACGCCAACAAATTCATGCCGTGGGTCAATGACTTGGCCCAGACTGAAGGCCAGCATTTCCTGCGCTGGAAGGGCATTCTGGCGTTCAAGGGCGAGCCCCGCCGCTTCGTGTTCCAGGGCGTCCACATGATCCTGGACGGCGACCTGCAGCGCGAGTGGAAGGCGGACGAAACGCGGCGCTCGAAGCTCGTCTTCATCGGCAAGGAACTCGACGAAGCCAAGCTCCGCCAAGGGTTTGAAGCCTGCGCGGCCTGA
- the glpD gene encoding glycerol-3-phosphate dehydrogenase: protein MSLFDLAIIGGGVNGCGIARDAAGRGMSVFLCDKGDLGGGTSSASTKLVHGGLRYLEQFEFRMVREALAERETLLKLAPHIVRPMRFVLPHAAGLRSWPKLRLGLLLYDNLGGRKTLGRSRALDLASDPAGEPLAAPGRALEYADCWVDDARLVVLNAMDAAERGASIAPRTYCVGAARDDGIWRLRLSGAVTGEIRARALVNAAGPWVDEVARGVVRAEEAADIRLVRGSHIVTPRLFDHDRAYIFQQPDGRVVFAIPFEDDFTLIGTTDVDHDAAPDDVEPSQAEIAYLCEAASAAFREPVYAEDVVWSFAGVRPLHAGGAGSAKDATRDYALALDHAEDRAPLLTVYGGKITTYRKLAEAALEKLGEATEVPSGQWTGRSPLPGGGVHGDDPLDERLRRGFAFLDPALAARLARSYGSRAWDILDGARTASDLGQTFDANLTEREVRYLIAKEWARTAEDVLWRRTKLGLRFSEEGRRRLADVMPDGEA, encoded by the coding sequence TTGAGCCTGTTCGATCTCGCCATCATCGGCGGCGGCGTCAACGGCTGCGGAATCGCCCGCGACGCGGCCGGGCGCGGCATGTCCGTGTTCCTCTGCGACAAGGGCGACCTCGGCGGCGGGACCTCGTCGGCCTCGACCAAGCTCGTCCATGGCGGCCTGCGCTATCTCGAGCAGTTCGAGTTCCGCATGGTGCGCGAGGCGCTCGCCGAGCGCGAGACGCTGCTGAAGCTTGCGCCGCATATCGTCCGCCCGATGCGCTTCGTGCTGCCGCACGCCGCGGGCCTGCGGTCATGGCCGAAGCTCCGGCTTGGGCTGCTGCTCTACGACAATCTCGGCGGCCGCAAGACGCTCGGCCGCTCCCGCGCGCTCGACCTCGCCTCCGACCCGGCGGGCGAGCCGCTTGCCGCGCCCGGCCGCGCGCTCGAATATGCCGATTGCTGGGTCGACGACGCCCGCCTCGTCGTCCTGAACGCGATGGACGCGGCCGAGCGCGGCGCCTCGATCGCCCCGCGCACCTATTGCGTGGGCGCGGCGCGCGACGACGGGATCTGGCGCCTGCGCCTGAGCGGCGCGGTGACCGGCGAGATCCGCGCCCGCGCGCTCGTCAACGCCGCGGGGCCCTGGGTCGACGAGGTCGCGCGCGGCGTGGTGCGGGCCGAGGAGGCCGCCGACATCCGCCTTGTCCGCGGCAGCCATATCGTCACGCCAAGACTGTTCGACCACGACCGGGCGTACATCTTCCAGCAGCCGGACGGCCGCGTGGTGTTCGCCATCCCCTTCGAGGACGACTTCACGCTGATCGGCACCACGGACGTCGACCACGACGCGGCGCCCGACGACGTCGAGCCGTCGCAGGCCGAGATCGCGTATCTGTGCGAAGCCGCGAGCGCGGCGTTCCGCGAGCCTGTCTACGCCGAGGACGTGGTGTGGTCCTTCGCCGGGGTGCGGCCGCTGCACGCCGGCGGCGCCGGCTCGGCCAAGGACGCGACCCGCGACTACGCGCTCGCGCTCGACCACGCGGAAGACCGCGCGCCGCTGCTCACCGTCTATGGCGGCAAGATCACGACCTACCGCAAGCTCGCGGAAGCCGCGCTCGAGAAGCTCGGCGAAGCGACCGAGGTCCCGAGCGGCCAGTGGACCGGCCGCTCTCCACTGCCGGGCGGCGGCGTGCATGGCGACGACCCGCTCGACGAGCGTCTTCGGCGTGGTTTCGCGTTCCTCGACCCGGCGCTCGCCGCCCGGCTCGCACGCTCCTACGGCTCGCGCGCCTGGGACATTCTGGACGGCGCGCGCACCGCGAGCGATCTCGGCCAGACCTTCGACGCCAACCTCACCGAACGCGAGGTCCGCTACCTGATCGCCAAGGAGTGGGCCCGCACGGCGGAAGACGTGCTGTGGCGCCGCACCAAGCTCGGCTTGAGGTTTTCGGAAGAGGGCCGGCGCAGGCTCGCCGACGTCATGCCGGACGGGGAGGCTTGA
- a CDS encoding (2Fe-2S)-binding protein yields the protein MIVCSCNVLSDKQIRTTIGDGSANAQTPGQVYRCLGCSPQCGRCARTIRAMLADIRGLEPKPAEAACGACPVACPSVTHGVGEVLDFVDDVVEVATIERRRARADAA from the coding sequence ATGATCGTCTGTTCCTGTAACGTGTTGAGCGACAAGCAGATCCGCACCACGATCGGTGACGGGTCGGCGAACGCCCAGACGCCCGGCCAGGTCTACCGCTGCCTCGGCTGCAGCCCGCAATGCGGGCGCTGCGCGCGCACCATCCGCGCCATGCTGGCCGATATCCGCGGCCTCGAGCCGAAACCGGCGGAAGCCGCCTGCGGCGCCTGCCCGGTCGCCTGCCCCTCCGTGACGCATGGCGTCGGCGAGGTGCTCGACTTCGTCGACGACGTGGTCGAGGTCGCGACCATCGAGCGCCGCCGCGCGCGCGCCGACGCGGCCTGA